In one Maniola hyperantus chromosome 6, iAphHyp1.2, whole genome shotgun sequence genomic region, the following are encoded:
- the LOC117983129 gene encoding uncharacterized protein, whose product MKELLFVTALTLFALSEARPGIVTQNPVELEKSVNPEENHVRVRRGYFDYGDYMSNFWNNVNKCTNCNTVNIGNGYKNWNEVTMGKRQKSRNRKNGMLNIGNGYKNQNRVLLGPSSPNQDIVSIGNGSKNMNTVYIGVQPGSVKGDPFTGSFWED is encoded by the exons atgaaagaaTTACTTTTTGTTACTGCGTTGACGTTGTTCGCATTGAGCGAGGCGAGGCCAGG taTAGTAACACAGAATCCAGTTGAACTAGAAAAATCTGTCAATCCTGAAGAAAATCATGTACGAGTACGGCGAGGG TACTTTGATTACGGGGACTACATGAGCAATTTTTGGAACAATGTAAACAAGTGTACCAACTGCAATACGGTTAATATTGGAAATGGTTATAAAAATTGGAATGAGGTTACCATGGGTAAAAGACAAAAATCGCGCAACCGGAAGAACGGTATGTTAAATATTGGAAATGGATATAAGAATCAAAATAGGGTTTTACTTGGACCAAGTTCGCCCAATCAAGACATAGTCAGTATTGGAAATGGATCTAAGAATATGAATACAGTTTACATTGGTGTACAACCTGGATCAGTCAAGGGAGACCCTTTCACAGGATCGTTTTGGGAAGATTAA